In bacterium, the DNA window GCCAGTTAAACAGAGTACATTCTTGATTCCTAGCGCAGCGGCACCGAGTAAATCACTCTGCAGCGCTAATCGGTTTCGGTCGCGACAGGTTAGCTGATAGATCGGTTCCAATCCCTCCTGAACAAGAATCGCGCTCGCCGCTAAACTTGACATCATCACGTTTGCAGATGCGTTATCAGTTAGGTTTACCGCAGTAACATAATTCTTATAATACCCGCATTTTTTGCGAACATCTTCTGGAGACGCACTCCGTGGCGGTTCCATTTCCGCACAGACCACAAAGGTCCCTGCGGTTAGAAGCGTCTGAAGGTGGCTAGGCATAGATCAAAGGTTAACTTCCAAATTCTAAATCCCAAATCCTAAATAATAGAAATGAAAGAATTAAAGAACTGAAAAACGGAAGAACAGTAAGACAAAAAAATTGTTCCTTCGTTCTTACGTTCTTACGTTGGAGTATTAGAATAACCCAGTTATTTTTCCGTTTGCATCTATATCAATGTTTTCCGCTGCGGGATGTTCCGGTAACCCTGGCATGGTCATAATATCGCCCGTATATGCAACTAAAAAACCAGCTCCAGCAGATATTTTTACTTCTCGAACGGTTAAATTCCATCCTTTCGGTGCTCCTTTTAATAACTGGTCATCAGATAAGGATAACTGTGTTTTCGCCATACATATCGGCAATGAACTAAACCCGTTCCGATTCAAACTGTTGATATCATTTTCTGCACGATGCGTATATACGACACCATCTGCACCGTAGATTTCAGTAGCGATAATTCTTATCTTTTCGGTAATCGGTAAGTTTAAATCATAAAGGTAATGGAACTGACTCGGAGTCGTTGCTAGTGTTTCCAGAACTGATTCCGCAAGCGCAATTCCGCCTGCACCACCTTTTGCAACCACATCAGAAATCGCACAGGCGACATTCTTCGCTCGACAATGTTCAATAAGATAATTCAACTCGTCTCCCGTATCATTAGGAAAACGGTTAATCGCAACAATGACCGGCACCCCGAACTTCTGCACGTTTTCAATATGTTTATCCAGATTCGCTATCCCTTTTTTCAATGCAGGTAGATTCGGTTCTGAGTATTTATCTTTCTCGACGCCACCGTGCATGTGCAACGCTCGAATCGTTGCGACTAAAATTGCAGCATCCGGCGCAAATCCTGCAGTTCGACAAACGATATTACAGAATTTCTCCGCACCTAAATCGGTGGCAAACCCTGCTTCAGTAACCACATAATCCGCTAGTTTTAGTGCCATTTTCGTTGCCAAGATGCTATTCGTTCCGTGAGCGATATTGCCGAACGGACCACAATGTACAAA includes these proteins:
- a CDS encoding formate--tetrahydrofolate ligase, whose protein sequence is MLTDIEIAQQAKLLPIQEIASRAGIPEEELEYYGKYKAKVRLSLLSRLQHKPNGKLILVTAITATPAGDGKTCTAVGVTQALGKLGKKVILCLREPSLGPTFGIKGGAAGGGYSQVLPMEDINLHFTGDIHAVGTAHNLLAAMVDNHIARGNELDIDPTTILWKRVVDMNDRALRHIIIGLGGRVQGGVPRESGFDITVASEVMACLALCTDLQSLKERLARIVVGYTFDKKPVTAGDLKAAGAMTLLLKDAINPNLVQTIEGQPAFVHCGPFGNIAHGTNSILATKMALKLADYVVTEAGFATDLGAEKFCNIVCRTAGFAPDAAILVATIRALHMHGGVEKDKYSEPNLPALKKGIANLDKHIENVQKFGVPVIVAINRFPNDTGDELNYLIEHCRAKNVACAISDVVAKGGAGGIALAESVLETLATTPSQFHYLYDLNLPITEKIRIIATEIYGADGVVYTHRAENDINSLNRNGFSSLPICMAKTQLSLSDDQLLKGAPKGWNLTVREVKISAGAGFLVAYTGDIMTMPGLPEHPAAENIDIDANGKITGLF